In Humulus lupulus chromosome 7, drHumLupu1.1, whole genome shotgun sequence, the following are encoded in one genomic region:
- the LOC133791826 gene encoding uncharacterized protein LOC133791826, with protein MVELTFDENPGQEENFLWQKFRIPRTSDCEEVLVPIPMRAVEGMDKIMLFVVFNGRWNANNKYIDHEVKILMVEKDIKYEELVNKIYKELRLNERLISTNLIFDANMDTSKGMKIESDENLQVYLNLNKTVEELKKCPLIVEVEQRNQTISLPREASIPSALASNATSQSLTLTDPNTNTASTSKMKSASTQESNKFTEHGQEAQSPLHVLPNMEIEDIRLNYVFKNKTDLKHTLAKIAIKKHFQYRIQKSCSEAFWAKCIDENCGWYVRARSSKVSEYFRVIKYHKHHTCSLNHRNFENRQASAKVISSYFKEKFRDPGSTYRPRKIIRDMRDEHGVGVTYNKAWRAKTLAADDVRGSNEESYALLPSYLYMLQLANPGTITRVCKDEENRFKYMFIAFGASLDGWKQCRPVIVVDGTFLKTKCGGTLYAACVKDGNNQIFPLAFGIGDSENDNSWIWFFTRLKEAIGERENLCIVSDRHKSIKNAVEQVYPGVYHGVCIYHLKQNLRTKFRGLHVHAIFETASRAYSAQEYYSAMAELQKISPEMTTYLLEAKPEKWARPFFPTKRYNILTSNIAESINAAIVHARELPITSLIEAIREMLQRWFSTRKEAAINQFVEVTKWANDEMEIKLDVAFRMKVDAIDAMKSSVTYGDRVFVVDLEQHMCTCNEFQLEGIPCAHAIATIESKYLDKYKFCSNWYKNSVLKETYAGSINPLPDKDDWSVPDEIIGDSMKAPKFKSKDYKDAMLYIFVALWTCG; from the exons ATGGTAGAACTCACCTTTGATGAAAACCCTGGCCAAGAGGAAAATTTCTTGTGGCAGAAATTCAGGATACCACGCACCTCTGATTGCGAAGAAGTACTTGTCCCAATTCCTATGAGAGCTGTTGAA GGAATGGATAAGATAATGTTATTTGTAGTTTTTAACGGAAGATGGAATGCAAACAACAAATACATTGATCATGAAGTGAAAATATTGATGGTGGAAAAGGATATCAAGTATGAGGAATTGGTAAACAAGATATACAAAGAGCTCAGATTGAATGAACGATTGATTTCAACAAACTTGATTTTTGATGCAAATATGGATACAAGCAAAGGAATGAAGATAGAAAGTGATGAGAATTTACAAGTTTATCTAAACTTGAACAAGACTGTGGAAGAGTTGAAAAAATGTCCTCTCATCGTTGAAGTAGAACAGAGAAATCAAACCATTTCTTTGCCAAGAGAAGCTAGCATTCCATCTGCTTTAGCAAGCAATGCAACAAGTCAAAGTTTGACTCTCACAGACCCCAATACAAATACTGCAAGCACTAGCAAAATGAAGAGCGCCTCAACACAAGAATCCAACAAATTTACAGAACACGGGCAAGAAGCTCAATCACCTCTCCATGTGTTGCCGAATATGGAGATTGAAGACATAAGACTCAATTATGTTTTCAAGAATAAGACTGATCTAAAACAtacacttgcgaaaatagccatcaagaaacACTTTCAGTACAGAATTCAAAAATCATGTTCAGAAGCATTTTGGGCAAAATGCATAGATGAGAATTGTGGCTGGTATGTACGTGCAAGAAGCTCAAAAGTATCAGAATACTTTCGAGTTATCAAATACCATAAACACCACACATGCTCGTTAAATCAcagaaattttgaaaatagacaaGCAAGTGCAAAAGTCATCAGTAGTTACTTCAAAGAGAAGTTTCGTGACCCAGGATCAACCTATCGACCAAGGAAAATAATAAGAGACATGAGAGATGAACATGGGGTAGGTGTAACATACAATAAAGCTTGGAGAGCAAAAACACTTGCAGCTGATGATGTTAGAGGGTCAAATGAGGAAAGTTATGCATTGTTGCCTTCATATTTGTATATGCTACAGTTGGCCAACCCAGGAACTATCACACGAGTATGTAAAGATGAAGAAAACAG GTTTAAATACATGTTTATTGCTTTTGGGGCTTCATTAGATGGATGGAAGCAATGTAGACCAGTTATAGTGGTAGATGGAACATTTTTAAAGACGAAATGTGGAGGTACACTGTATGCAGCTTGTGTTAAAGATGGAAATAATCAAATTTTTCCTCTCGCCTTTGGAATTGGGGATTCAGAAAATGACAATTCATGGATATGGTTCTTTACAAGACTAAAAGAAGCAATAGGAGAACGAGAAAACTTATGCATAGTATCtgacaggcataaaagcataAAAAATGCAGTTGAACAAGTGTATCCTGGTGTATATCATGGAGTTTGTATTTATCATTTGAAGCAAAATCTAAGGACTAAGTTTAGGGGATTACATGTGCATGCCATATTTGAAACTGCTTCAAGAGCGTACTCAGCTCAAGAATATTATTCTGCCATGGCTGAATTACAGAAAATTAGTCCTGAAATGACTACTTATCTTTTGGAAGCAAAACCAGAAAAATGGGCTCGGCCATTCTTTCCAACGAAGAGGTATAACATTCTTACAAGTAACATTGCCGAATCTATAAATGCAGCAATTGTGCATGCGAGAGAATTGCCTATAACGTCGTTAATAGAAGCTATAAGAGAGATGCTTCAAAGATGGTTTTCAACAAGAAAAGAAGCAGCAATTAACCAATTTGTTGAGGTGACAAAATGGGCAAAtgatgaaatggaaatcaaacttgatgTGGCATTTCGAATGAAG GTAGATGCAATTGATGCAATGAAATCTAGTGTCACATATGGTGATCGAGTGTTTGTTGTCGACTTGGAACAACATATGTGCACATGTAATGAATTTCAACTAGAGGGAATTCCATGTGCACATGCTATTGCAACAATTGAAAGCAAGTACTTGGACAAGTACAAATTTTGCTCAAATTGGTATAAAAATTCTGTTTTGAAAGAGACATATGCAGGATCAATTAATCCTCTTCCAGATAAAGATGATTGGAGTGTCCCAGATGAAATTATAGGAGATAGCATGAAAGCTCcaaaattcaaa TCTAAAGACTATAAAGATGCAATGTTATACATATTTGTTGCGTTGTGGACTTGTGGATAA
- the LOC133791825 gene encoding uncharacterized protein LOC133791825, translated as MGLRENQIRTSATPILGFNSERVYPKGVVRLTLIATKRTLPVDFLIVDSVTSYNAIMGRSWIHRMQGVVSTLHQVMRCHSPNGRYTIDIKGCQKQAKKCFLTLKEINDSGTSPPEDNPNK; from the coding sequence ATGGGACTCAGAGAAAATCAGATCAGGACCTCTGCTACACCAATTTTGGGATTTAACAGCGAGAGGGTATACCCGAAAGGTGTTGTTCGATTAACCCTGATAGCCACAAAACGCACCTTGCCTGTGGACTTCCTCATAGTGGATTCTGTCACAAGCTATAACGCAATCATGGGAAGAAGTTGGATCCACCGAATGCAGGGAGTGGTCTCAACTTTGCATCAAGTTATGCGGTGCCACTCACCCAACGGACGATATACCATCGACATAAAAGGATGCCAGAAGCAAGCCAAGAAATGCTTCCTTACCCTGAAAGAAATAAATGATTCTGGCACCTCCCCTCCTGAAGACAATCCCAACAAATAG